The Glycine soja cultivar W05 chromosome 9, ASM419377v2, whole genome shotgun sequence sequence AGGAAAAGTTGTACAGAGGAACACAGCTGCACATGGAAAACAGAAACTCAGATTTTTACCATGAGCAAGTAAGTTTGCACAAACAAATGCCAAGTCCCACCCATCCCTTCCTTCAAAAAGGAAGGATGAAGACAACAATGAAACAGAAACATAGAAAGAACAACTCCTAATGGAAACTTGTATTAATACAACAAGACTTGAAAACACCAACCTGTCCGAGAGAAGAACAAATCTTTGATTTGCAGGGTCCTCTAAAGCTGCTGCCAGTAACAATCTTTCTGCCTGAATCATACTTGATTCTCCCCATAAAACCTGAAAATGCAACACTGAATTCATATAAGCAGGAAATAAAACATGTTCAAATACAGAACAAACTGCAAAGAACAGTATCACAATTTTATGCTCAACCACTTTTGCATGCACATATCATCATGCTAATGGCATATAAATCctagcaaaaaataaaattaccagATTATTACAGAATAATAGCATCACCACATTGGCGATTTGGCCaatatagaaataaataatatatatatatatatatataaggttcATGGTGTCAATTTCTGCACCATAAAATTCGCCTTTGATGGAGAAGACAATATAAAAGTGCATCCCCTTTCAACTATTTTAACAGGACAGGAAGCAAAATCTTATTATAGAAGTAACATTTTTAGTCTTTTCAACAATTTGAAAAAGGAAAGTAAGTTGATGAATAAGTTGGCATCGCTTTCTCAACAACAAAATGTCACCTGAATGCTATTACTGATTTGTCGACCGTAGAGGAATTGCGACCTGGTGGTTGACTCATCCAACACAAACCCAGGCGCCGAATGAACGTATATCGAGAATCTCGAAACGTCGACGTTCtgcgaaaaatagaagaaagcTTTGAGCTAAGATATTCATAACAattcccccaaaaaaaaaagagaaaggaaggaGGATGCGAAACCTGGAAGAAAGCGTCCCAGAGGAAATCGAGAGGGAGGTTGCGGCGAACGAGGAACAAGAAAGCGATCTTGGGAGGGCCATCGAAGACGAcgcgagaaattgaaattgaaattgggGGTTTGGGAGAGTGGAATCTGAAGAGAGAACAAATAACTAAAACGACGACGCATGAAAGGGAAGCGGAGAAGAGGATCAGCATTTTTCTACTTATTATCGAGTGGCGTCTCTTGGCGCCTCTggccatagaagccattgctcAGCTACGGTAACTGTTGTTGTAGCAgtaattgttattgttattgttatgatATAAGAAAGTTGTCATAAACATAGCATAAGACGTTTAAGAAGAGGTTGAAGGTTGAAGGTTGAAGCGTGTGCACATGCAGTGATGATGCAGATACAGATGCAGAGAAGTTACATTTTCACGGAGACACGCTACTTCGATAGTAGCGTCAATACGTCGTCGTCGTCGTTACGAGCCTTTTGACATGTCCCCATTGTGGGTCCCACGCCACCACCTCCAATCAAGTTTTTTGCACGTCAGCACCCAACACGGCACCGTGGTGTATTTCCAATTTCGCGCAAGAAAATTTGGACCGCTGATAATTTAtgacatgttaaaaaaaatggcatttacgcattaatttgtttaatacTATTTAAGATAATCTATtctaagtattatatgtttgataaaaCTATTAACGTAATAGAAAAAAGTATGTTAAAAGGATTTTCTTGTAAGTACTTCCTTCCTCCATtctaaattgaatatttattactATCCAAGTTAATAGCTAACCAGCTATTTATGAGAATGTTTACATTACATAGTCTCTATCCAAATATTAATGGCTAATGGTCACCCCTTTCCGATGTGCCATGCAACTCAACACTAGTATGTTCACCACCATCAAGGTGATCTGATTTGAAACTGACTCAAAGTGCAAAACCTTCTTCTCCATTTCAACCATTATCACACCATCTAACATTTCAAGACCTTCTTCCACTTCCACGATGCTCATGGTCATGTCGCATGTCtacagggaaaaaaaaaacaggggtTGTAGCATTTCAATCGCACAAGCCCATCTATGTGTTGGTACAATGGACAAGAATCAAGAGGGGTGTAactttttgttcaaaaactttttAGGATCATGATGAACTCTTCTATCAAATCAAATGAGTTTTTTAAAGAGTTATTATAGTTGACCTTAATTCATCCTCAAACATAATGTTTTTCATAGGATTACACAGAATATGGTCAGTAGTTAACAATTTATCCAAGAAACAAAGATAAGGCAAGATAATGATACACCAAGATTTTTATAATGGTTCGCTCTTAATTGATTTACATCTCATAACCTCAATAATCTTAGTTGAGGTTTTCTCTATTAATTTCAGTGTTGATATAAACACTatgcacacacaaaaaaattaaaaaacaaaccaTCTTCCAAGAAGATAACACAAGATACTAGCCTTTGTGGAACCCAACATTacctttagaaaaaaaaaaaaggtttaaaaaagaattcaCTTGATGTGAAGATTCCAACGATAAGGCTCAATAATACCAAGAGATGAGCTAAGCCATGATTATCACTTTGATGTGAATCAAGAAAACTATTTTACTATAGAACGAAAAAGgacaatttaaagaaatttatgtAAGGGTAAAAAATGGGAGTATCAGACgaaatttaaagaaaactcaACAAGTGCGAATGCAATTTTCTATAGAACAAAACTACATTATGGAAACTAGTTTTTATAAGATCTACGAAAAAGTACAAGAATGAAGGTGAAAGAGAAGATGAATATatcttgaaaatattataagaaaaagtaGGAGTGtgaaaagcaaaaacaaaaggggtgcaaatagcatgGGCTTCAACTTTCTACTGACCTGCATTTAAAGAGCCCAGCAAACATGAGGCCAGACCCACCAACCTGGTTGCTTCAagtagaaatttaaaaactaaaagccAATCATAGTAAACTGATTATATGTAAACtgtttttaaacataaatttaatttagataaattaaatttgagtgCAGATAAGTCTTCAAATATAAACACGAGGAAAATTATAGGCTGATAAAAAAAGTGGAAAATTATAGACTTTGAGTTAATTGACAttttcaaacatataaaatCCATTTTGAACCTTGACcccaaagaataaaaaatcccATTTGTACcaaaacaattaaaacaaaGAATTGTTGATAAATTCTTATTCTTCCTTGTTGCCAGTTTTTTAGAGTATATGTAACACTCTACTCGTTGTAGTAGGTTGTTGAGCTATGAtctactaattaaaattagtacTTTCAGTTAGTCATATTCTAAATCAACTTGACACTATTCTGACCGAAACTAAAAGGAGTAAAGAACATAACGTACATTGCCACTTTCCTAATGTTGATTAGGTCGCATACTTTGTGTTTGCAAGTAACCAAGTAAGCAACCATTTCTAATGTGCGGCATTTTGACAACCCATAGGGGAAAAGGTCAGAAAAATGGCCGAGTCCTTTAACATTCAAAAATCTTTTCTACTCCCTTGCCTTCAGTTTTGGTTTAGATCCTTAACATCAAGCCATCCATTTCTTAATTTCCATCTAACCCAAAAACCTTCATTCTACTCTTAATCTAATCCCATGACCTCCTTACAAATCTCATTTATatgtctttcttcttctttttccttaaaGAGAACACATGCTACTAATGTCCCAAAATTTAGACGAATGCCTTTATTAGTTCCaaaaatatcaaccaaaaaATCGTTTCATGAATCCAACAATTCCAGAGACACAAACCCACTTGAAGTGAATGTCACACAAAAAATATTGCATGATGAAGATATACATAATCTCAATATTCTCAACACCAAGACAAGAATCTATTCAATTTTAGAGTTGGTAACCGACAGGGTCGAAATGCACCACAACGTTGGCGAGCAACGTGACAATTGGAACACCCTTCTGTTGAACTCCATCAACATGATCACTCTCACTGCCACAACCATGTCTGGTCTTGCTGCCGCGTGTCCAGGTTCAGGTGCACCACCCTTGTCTCTTAAACTATCATCCACGCTCTTGTTTTGTGCTGCCACAGGGTTACTACTAGTGATGAACAAGATCCAACCATCACAACTCGCCGAGGAACAACGAAACGCAACAAGATTGTTTAAGTGCCTCAATACCAAAATAGAAACTACTATTGCTCTTCGGAATCCTACAGAGGAAGATGTGAATGATGTGATAGAGAAGGTTTTGGCTCTTGATAGAGCTTACCCACTTCCTCTCTTGGGAGGAGCCATGCTTGAGAAATTCCCTGAAAAATTTGAGCCTGTTGTTTGGTGGCCTAATAATAAGACTTCACAACCCCATGAAGGAAAAGCAAAGAGTGAGAAAATGGAACAAGAGTTAATGAATGGATGGAGTGAAGAGCTAGAAATGGAACTGAGGGAGGTTGTTGAggtgacaaaaagaaaagatgttGAGGACTATGAGAGGTTAGGAAACATGGCGTTGAAGATTAACAAGAGTTTAGCCATTATAGGGCCTTTGCTTATGGGCATTGCAACAATTGGTTCTGTGTTTGTGGACAATATTGGGTCATCTTCATGGGCATATTTGGTGACCCTTTTGGCTGGATCATCGGCGGCTGTGGTTAACTCCTTTGAGCATGGTGGGCAAGTGGGAATGGTGTTTGAAATGTATAGATACTGTGGAGGATTCTTGCGTCTGTTGGAAGAGACAGTTGAGGCAACACTCGAAGAGAAAGATgtggagaaaagagaaaacgGAGAGGTGTTTGAAAACAAGGTGGCAATGCAATTGGGAAGAAGTGGTTTGCAGCTGAGAGAGCTTGCCTCTAAGTCTGCTTCTTATCGAAGGGATGGAATTGC is a genomic window containing:
- the LOC114367418 gene encoding probable F-box protein At4g22030; amino-acid sequence: MTSLQISFICLSSSFSLKRTHATNVPKFRRMPLLVPKISTKKSFHESNNSRDTNPLEVNVTQKILHDEDIHNLNILNTKTRIYSILELVTDRVEMHHNVGEQRDNWNTLLLNSINMITLTATTMSGLAAACPGSGAPPLSLKLSSTLLFCAATGLLLVMNKIQPSQLAEEQRNATRLFKCLNTKIETTIALRNPTEEDVNDVIEKVLALDRAYPLPLLGGAMLEKFPEKFEPVVWWPNNKTSQPHEGKAKSEKMEQELMNGWSEELEMELREVVEVTKRKDVEDYERLGNMALKINKSLAIIGPLLMGIATIGSVFVDNIGSSSWAYLVTLLAGSSAAVVNSFEHGGQVGMVFEMYRYCGGFLRLLEETVEATLEEKDVEKRENGEVFENKVAMQLGRSGLQLRELASKSASYRRDGIAMDEFASKLF